The following coding sequences are from one Planctomicrobium piriforme window:
- a CDS encoding alpha-E domain-containing protein has protein sequence MLSRVAESIYWMGRYVERAENLARFIEVSLNLILDQPDAASQQWEPLIFATGDQAAFKERYGQPTAENVIRFLVFDREYPNSVISSLIMARENARSVREAISSEAWEQLNEFYHFVRDTASDPRPPVELSDFFIEVKDRSHQFNGTLDATMSHNKGWHFANLGRLLERADKTSRILDVKYFTLLPNIQDVGTTIDDLQWSAVLRSVSAFEMYRKRYHGITVHRVVEFLTLDHSFPRAIRFCIDRADDSLHQIVGSPTGSYRNPAEQQLGRLKAELAYTDIDTVIDQGMHEFIDRLQTKLNGIGEAIHETFFAMRPFESFQRQSQSQSH, from the coding sequence ATGCTCAGCCGTGTCGCAGAATCGATTTACTGGATGGGCCGTTATGTGGAACGGGCCGAGAACCTCGCCCGTTTCATCGAAGTGTCGCTGAATCTCATTCTGGATCAGCCGGATGCGGCGTCACAGCAATGGGAACCGCTGATCTTCGCGACGGGAGACCAGGCCGCGTTCAAGGAACGCTACGGGCAGCCGACGGCGGAAAACGTCATCCGTTTTCTGGTGTTCGACCGCGAGTATCCCAACTCAGTGATTTCCTCGCTGATCATGGCGCGCGAAAACGCGCGCAGCGTCCGCGAAGCGATCTCTTCGGAAGCCTGGGAGCAGCTCAACGAGTTTTATCACTTCGTGCGAGATACGGCGTCAGACCCCCGTCCGCCGGTGGAGCTCAGCGACTTTTTCATCGAAGTCAAAGACCGCAGCCACCAGTTCAACGGGACGCTCGACGCCACGATGTCGCATAACAAAGGCTGGCACTTCGCCAACCTGGGGCGGCTGCTGGAACGGGCCGACAAGACCAGCCGTATTCTGGATGTGAAGTACTTCACCCTGCTGCCGAACATTCAGGACGTCGGCACCACGATCGACGACCTGCAATGGTCGGCCGTGCTGCGCTCTGTGAGCGCGTTCGAAATGTACCGCAAGCGGTATCACGGAATCACCGTGCATCGCGTGGTCGAGTTTCTCACGCTCGACCATTCCTTTCCGCGGGCGATTCGGTTCTGCATCGATCGCGCCGACGATTCGCTGCACCAGATCGTCGGCTCGCCGACCGGCAGCTACCGCAATCCAGCAGAACAGCAATTGGGCCGACTGAAGGCGGAACTCGCCTATACCGATATCGACACCGTGATCGATCAGGGGATGCACGAGTTCATCGACCGTCTGCAGACCAAGCTCAATGGAATCGGGGAAGCGATTCACGAAACATTCTTCGCCATGCGTCCCTTCGAATCCTTCCAGCGGCAAAGCCAAAGCCAGTCGCACTGA
- the ku gene encoding non-homologous end joining protein Ku, with translation MPRPIWKGQISFGLVNIPITLFSAERRQDLKLHLVDSRNGARVRYNRVNDETGEEVPWDSIVKAFHSEQGDILLTEEELEQASAELTKLIEIEQFVELADVQGVYFDKPYYVVPGKGGEKGYVLLREAMQASGKTGIARVVIRSKQYLSALSADGDALVLNLLRFEQDVVPVSEFDVPGQDLKKYKVTAKEVELAKQLVSGMTSKWNPGDYHDDYREALLEVIEGKISSGHLEPVAASSKTGKSATRKTINFMDVLKRSVAQKSKPKSTPRKPKTTSRKKRTG, from the coding sequence ATGCCCCGTCCCATCTGGAAGGGCCAAATCTCTTTTGGCCTCGTCAACATCCCGATCACGCTCTTTTCCGCCGAACGCAGGCAAGACCTCAAGTTGCATCTGGTTGACAGCCGTAACGGCGCACGGGTCCGCTATAACCGGGTCAACGACGAGACCGGTGAAGAAGTCCCCTGGGATTCGATCGTCAAGGCTTTTCACAGCGAGCAGGGAGACATCCTGCTGACGGAAGAAGAACTCGAACAGGCTTCGGCCGAGCTGACAAAACTGATCGAGATCGAACAGTTCGTCGAACTGGCCGACGTACAAGGGGTGTACTTCGACAAGCCGTATTACGTCGTCCCCGGTAAAGGGGGCGAGAAAGGGTACGTTCTGCTCCGCGAGGCCATGCAGGCGAGCGGCAAGACGGGCATTGCGAGAGTCGTCATCCGTTCGAAGCAATACCTGTCAGCACTTTCAGCTGACGGCGACGCGCTCGTACTCAACCTGCTGCGATTCGAGCAGGATGTGGTTCCCGTCAGCGAGTTCGACGTGCCGGGGCAGGATCTCAAGAAATACAAAGTGACCGCCAAGGAAGTCGAACTGGCGAAGCAACTCGTCTCCGGCATGACGTCCAAGTGGAACCCAGGCGACTATCACGACGACTACCGCGAGGCGCTGCTGGAAGTGATCGAAGGGAAGATTTCATCGGGGCATCTGGAGCCGGTCGCCGCATCGAGCAAGACCGGCAAAAGTGCGACTCGCAAGACGATCAACTTCATGGATGTGCTCAAACGGAGCGTTGCTCAAAAATCGAAGCCGAAGTCGACTCCGCGCAAGCCGAAAACCACGTCTCGAAAGAAACGCACCGGTTAG
- a CDS encoding circularly permuted type 2 ATP-grasp protein, translating to MKAPAPAPAERASRPPLVSYSPQPGIYDEAVDEKKQVRANWKPFLRDLEELGADELQRRWDQAQRQVTRDGFTFNPYDADGGSSRPWVLDAIPLLMREKEWEEIESGLAQRAQLFDLILKDLFGPQQLLRDNHLPPEALFAHPAYYPAYHGLHQGEHGFLHLYAADLARSPDGMWWVVADRSRAPFGLGYVLENRIVTSRMLPGAFRQCNVQRLASFFIALKESLRERAARFKDNPRVVIWSKGPQSKAYFEDAYLARYLGYQLVEGGDLAVRENRAMLKTLGGLLPVEVIFRRLEEDDVDPVELNPDSYSGVAGLLEVLRAGNLSMANPLGSRLVESPLFMAYLPSLCEQLLGEPLKMPSVATWWCGEKEEFQHVLRNLDDLIIRKAYRVVDEPPLRPAEMSKAERQSLIEQIKANPNDFVGQETVVRSTTPVWTKQGAVPWALAVRSFLVRKGEDYIALPGGLARVASEPKLLEQYTTTGERSQDVWILSEKAIEEVSLLTPPGQMVKLRRSGAELPSRVADNLFWLGRSVERAEGSARLLRCILAVITGENEYEPELRALLRALAEQGQIDPDYVIPGLNESLPSIEEMLPKAIFDTHLNKSLRSTIKEAFRLISIVRDRMSLDAWRIIHRIEETSRRGLDDVSDVLEFLDRLILDLVAFSGLAAESMTRTQGWRFLDLGRRVERAWQTSMLLRSTLTSVSDEEQPVLEAVLQVADSIMTYRSRYLATVQPGPVLDLLLTDETNPRSIAYQLVAISKHVDELPRDEHQALLNVEQRLALALLNAVRLADIYELAQTSAHDEREALDRLLKRLCDQLPRLSDTMSSRFLIHAGLPRHFASSLGRMR from the coding sequence ATGAAAGCGCCCGCGCCAGCGCCTGCCGAACGCGCTTCGCGTCCGCCGCTTGTTTCGTATTCGCCCCAGCCGGGCATCTACGATGAAGCGGTCGACGAGAAGAAGCAGGTGCGCGCCAACTGGAAACCGTTTTTACGGGATCTGGAAGAACTGGGTGCGGACGAACTGCAACGGCGCTGGGATCAGGCCCAGCGTCAGGTGACGCGCGATGGCTTTACGTTTAATCCCTATGACGCCGACGGCGGGTCGTCGCGTCCCTGGGTGCTCGACGCCATTCCCCTGTTGATGCGGGAGAAGGAATGGGAAGAGATCGAATCCGGCCTAGCGCAACGGGCTCAGCTCTTCGACCTGATTCTGAAAGACCTGTTTGGTCCGCAGCAATTGCTGCGAGACAATCATCTGCCTCCCGAAGCGCTGTTCGCCCATCCGGCGTACTACCCGGCCTATCACGGGTTGCATCAGGGGGAACACGGCTTTCTGCATCTGTACGCGGCTGACTTAGCGCGTTCGCCAGACGGCATGTGGTGGGTCGTCGCCGACCGTTCCCGCGCGCCGTTTGGGCTGGGATATGTCCTCGAAAACCGCATCGTCACCTCGCGCATGCTGCCGGGCGCGTTCCGGCAATGCAATGTGCAACGACTGGCGTCATTCTTCATCGCACTGAAAGAGTCTTTGCGGGAACGAGCCGCCAGATTCAAAGACAACCCTCGCGTGGTGATCTGGTCGAAAGGGCCGCAAAGTAAAGCCTATTTCGAAGACGCCTATCTGGCCCGATACCTGGGCTACCAGCTTGTCGAAGGGGGCGACCTGGCTGTGCGGGAGAACCGCGCGATGCTTAAGACGCTGGGCGGTCTGCTGCCGGTCGAAGTGATCTTCCGTCGACTGGAAGAAGATGACGTTGACCCTGTTGAATTGAATCCCGATTCCTACAGCGGCGTCGCCGGCCTGCTCGAAGTCTTGCGAGCAGGAAATCTCTCGATGGCGAACCCGCTGGGAAGCCGACTCGTCGAGTCACCGCTGTTCATGGCCTACCTGCCGAGCTTGTGCGAACAGTTGCTTGGCGAACCGCTGAAGATGCCCTCCGTCGCTACCTGGTGGTGCGGCGAGAAAGAAGAGTTTCAGCACGTTCTGCGAAACCTTGACGATCTGATTATCCGCAAGGCCTATCGCGTCGTCGACGAACCGCCGCTGCGTCCCGCGGAAATGTCCAAGGCCGAGCGGCAATCGTTGATCGAACAGATCAAGGCCAACCCGAACGATTTTGTCGGTCAGGAAACGGTCGTGCGGTCCACGACTCCGGTCTGGACCAAACAAGGCGCCGTCCCCTGGGCGCTGGCTGTCCGCAGCTTCCTCGTGCGCAAAGGGGAAGACTATATCGCCCTGCCCGGCGGTCTCGCTCGCGTTGCCAGCGAACCGAAACTCCTCGAGCAATACACCACGACCGGCGAGCGCAGCCAGGACGTCTGGATTCTCTCCGAAAAGGCCATTGAAGAGGTCTCCCTGCTGACGCCGCCGGGCCAGATGGTGAAGCTTCGTCGTAGCGGCGCGGAACTTCCCAGCCGCGTGGCCGACAACCTGTTCTGGCTGGGTCGCAGCGTCGAACGCGCCGAAGGCTCGGCCCGTCTGCTGCGCTGCATTCTGGCCGTCATCACCGGCGAAAACGAATACGAGCCCGAGCTGCGGGCACTGCTGCGAGCCCTGGCTGAACAAGGTCAGATCGACCCCGACTACGTCATTCCCGGCCTCAACGAATCGTTGCCCAGCATTGAGGAAATGCTTCCCAAAGCGATCTTTGACACGCACCTCAACAAGAGTCTGCGGTCGACGATCAAGGAAGCGTTCCGGCTGATTTCGATTGTTCGCGACCGCATGTCGCTCGATGCCTGGCGCATCATTCACCGCATCGAGGAAACCAGCCGCCGCGGCCTGGACGACGTCTCGGACGTACTGGAATTTCTCGACCGGCTGATTCTCGACCTGGTGGCGTTCTCCGGTCTCGCTGCCGAGAGCATGACCCGGACGCAGGGGTGGCGCTTCCTCGACCTCGGCCGCCGCGTCGAACGCGCCTGGCAGACCAGCATGCTCCTGCGGTCAACGCTGACCTCGGTCTCCGACGAAGAACAACCGGTGCTGGAAGCAGTGCTCCAGGTGGCAGACAGCATCATGACCTACCGGTCGCGATACCTGGCGACCGTACAACCTGGTCCGGTCCTTGACCTGCTGTTGACCGACGAGACGAACCCGCGGTCCATTGCCTATCAACTCGTGGCGATTTCCAAGCATGTCGACGAGCTGCCGCGCGACGAACATCAGGCGCTGCTCAACGTCGAACAGCGGCTCGCGCTGGCGCTGTTGAACGCCGTGCGTCTGGCCGATATCTACGAACTCGCACAGACATCGGCGCACGACGAACGCGAAGCGCTCGACCGGCTGCTGAAGCGGCTGTGCGACCAGCTTCCCCGTCTTTCAGACACCATGTCGAGCCGGTTCCTGATTCATGCCGGTCTGCCCCGGCATTTTGCCTCATCGCTGGGGCGGATGCGATGA
- a CDS encoding transglutaminase family protein gives MAIRVALHHKTTYKYDQLVGIGPQIVRLRPAPHCRTPIVSYSLKVQPEKHFINWQQDPFGNFLARFVFPEKGRELSVEVDLVADMTVINPFDFFIEESADLAPFKYEEWLTRELRPFLEVSAPGPKFKAFLDTLDRTPVKTVDFLVGLNQLLANKINYLIRLEPGVQTPEETLTTGSGSCRDTGWLLVQTLRHLGLASRFVSGYLIQLTPDVKALDGPTGTEVDFTDLHAWTEVYIPGAGWVGLDPTSGLLAGEGHIPLACTPDPQSAAPISGAIDECEVEFDFAMTLTRIHEDPRVTKPYSPEQWEAINKLGHEVDKRMDAADVRLTMGGEPTFVSIDDMEGAEWNSAAVGPHKRRLSEILIKKLRKRFAPGGLLHYGQGKWYPGESLPRWALACYWRKDGIPVWENADLIADIDKTYGHGPKEAKEFIDHLARVLGVTRRFIAPAYEDVAHYLVKEQRLPVNVDPTDPKLADPEERARMVRIFERGLNKPTGFVIPLKRQWWQAKARWVSGPWPVRSDKLFLLPGDSPIGLRLPLDSLPWVPAGEGQQFYPRDPSEPTEPLPEPSYRRQASIAGRAGGKSRPGISEQRLQLREENEFDEKEEAETAVAPGEVRTALCIEPRNGRLHLFMPPVEALEDYLDLVAAIEATAADLKMPVIVEGYHPPNDSRINNIKVTPDPGVIEVNVHPASSWGELVENTLALYEEARVTRLGTEKFDLDGKHTGTGGGNHVVLGSRTVQDSPFLRRPDMLKSLVAFWINHPSLSYLFSGRFIGPTSQAPRVDEGRRDALYELNLAFSLVPPRGEYCPPWLVDRLFRNLLIDLTGNTHRAEFCIDKLYSPDSSSGRLGLVELRGFEMPPHPQMSLTQQLLVRALVAAFWDQPYDQPVVEWGTSLHDRFMLPYFVWEDFGDVLDELKRRGIHFDRNWFAPHFEFRFPVIGQTVRDGMKLEFRTAIEPWYVLGEEPAGGGTVRFVDSSVERLEVKVNGLTNRRHVITCNGRRLPLTPTGIPGEFVAGLRYRAWWPSSCLHPTIPVHTPLTFDILDTWSSRSLGGCMYHVAHPAGRNYATFPVNGYEAEARRVARFFEMGHTPGHVSTPPSEINPDYPLTLDLRRAVSPS, from the coding sequence ATGGCGATCCGTGTCGCTCTCCATCACAAGACCACCTACAAGTACGACCAACTGGTCGGCATCGGACCGCAGATTGTCCGCTTGCGACCAGCGCCGCACTGCCGGACCCCGATTGTCAGCTACTCGCTGAAAGTGCAGCCGGAAAAGCACTTCATCAACTGGCAGCAGGATCCGTTCGGCAACTTCCTGGCGCGGTTCGTGTTTCCCGAAAAAGGGCGGGAACTGTCGGTCGAAGTCGATCTCGTCGCCGACATGACGGTCATCAACCCGTTCGACTTCTTCATCGAAGAGTCGGCCGACCTCGCGCCGTTCAAGTACGAAGAATGGCTCACCCGCGAACTGCGACCATTTCTGGAAGTGAGCGCGCCGGGACCGAAGTTCAAAGCCTTCCTTGATACCCTCGACCGCACGCCGGTGAAAACCGTCGACTTCCTGGTCGGTTTGAATCAACTGCTCGCCAACAAGATCAATTACCTGATCCGTCTGGAGCCAGGCGTTCAGACTCCGGAAGAAACGCTGACGACCGGTTCCGGCTCCTGCCGCGACACCGGCTGGCTGCTGGTACAGACGCTGCGGCATCTGGGACTGGCGTCTCGCTTCGTCTCCGGCTATCTGATTCAGTTGACGCCCGACGTGAAGGCCCTCGATGGGCCGACCGGGACCGAAGTGGACTTCACCGACCTGCACGCCTGGACCGAAGTCTATATTCCCGGCGCAGGCTGGGTTGGGCTCGATCCCACGTCAGGGCTGCTGGCCGGGGAAGGACATATCCCGCTGGCCTGCACCCCTGACCCGCAATCGGCCGCGCCGATCAGCGGGGCAATTGATGAGTGCGAGGTCGAGTTCGACTTCGCCATGACTCTCACCCGCATCCATGAAGATCCCCGGGTCACGAAGCCCTACTCTCCCGAACAATGGGAGGCGATCAACAAGCTCGGCCATGAAGTCGACAAACGCATGGACGCCGCGGACGTGCGGCTGACGATGGGGGGCGAGCCCACGTTCGTCTCCATCGACGACATGGAAGGGGCCGAATGGAATTCGGCCGCGGTCGGACCGCATAAGCGCCGGCTCTCCGAAATTCTCATCAAGAAACTGCGCAAGCGATTCGCCCCCGGCGGCCTGCTGCACTATGGCCAGGGAAAATGGTATCCCGGCGAATCGCTCCCCCGCTGGGCGCTCGCCTGTTATTGGCGGAAAGACGGCATTCCCGTCTGGGAAAATGCCGACCTGATCGCCGACATCGACAAGACCTACGGCCACGGGCCGAAGGAAGCCAAAGAGTTCATCGATCACCTGGCTCGCGTGCTGGGTGTGACGCGTCGCTTCATCGCCCCGGCCTATGAAGATGTCGCGCACTATCTGGTGAAAGAACAGCGGCTGCCGGTCAACGTCGACCCGACCGATCCAAAACTGGCCGACCCCGAAGAACGTGCCCGCATGGTGCGAATCTTCGAGCGGGGACTCAATAAACCGACCGGGTTCGTGATTCCGCTCAAGCGGCAGTGGTGGCAGGCGAAAGCGCGTTGGGTGAGCGGTCCCTGGCCGGTCCGCTCTGACAAACTGTTTCTATTGCCTGGCGATTCACCCATCGGTCTGCGATTGCCGCTCGATTCGCTCCCCTGGGTGCCAGCGGGTGAGGGACAGCAGTTCTATCCGCGCGATCCTTCGGAACCGACGGAACCGCTGCCGGAACCAAGTTATCGCCGCCAGGCCTCGATTGCCGGTCGAGCTGGTGGAAAATCACGGCCAGGCATTTCAGAGCAGCGGCTCCAGCTCCGCGAAGAGAATGAGTTCGACGAAAAGGAAGAGGCTGAAACAGCCGTCGCCCCCGGCGAGGTGCGAACGGCATTGTGTATCGAACCTCGCAACGGTCGGCTGCATCTGTTCATGCCGCCTGTCGAAGCGCTGGAAGACTATCTCGATCTCGTCGCGGCCATTGAAGCGACCGCGGCCGACCTGAAGATGCCGGTCATTGTCGAAGGGTATCATCCTCCCAATGACAGCCGCATCAACAACATCAAGGTGACGCCTGACCCCGGTGTGATCGAGGTCAACGTCCATCCCGCCAGCAGTTGGGGAGAACTCGTTGAGAACACCCTCGCGCTGTACGAGGAAGCCCGGGTAACGCGGCTGGGAACCGAAAAGTTCGACCTCGACGGAAAACATACCGGGACCGGCGGCGGGAACCATGTGGTCCTCGGCAGCCGGACCGTGCAGGATAGTCCCTTCCTGCGACGGCCCGACATGCTCAAGAGCCTGGTCGCGTTCTGGATCAACCATCCGTCACTGTCGTATCTGTTCAGCGGTCGTTTCATCGGACCGACGAGCCAGGCGCCGCGGGTCGACGAAGGGCGTCGCGATGCGCTCTACGAACTGAATCTCGCGTTCTCGCTGGTGCCGCCGCGCGGCGAATACTGCCCGCCGTGGCTGGTCGACCGTCTGTTCCGCAATCTGCTGATCGACCTGACCGGCAACACGCACCGTGCCGAGTTCTGCATCGACAAGCTGTATTCGCCTGACAGCAGCAGTGGCCGATTGGGACTGGTGGAACTGCGCGGGTTCGAAATGCCTCCGCATCCGCAGATGAGCCTGACGCAGCAACTGCTGGTACGGGCACTGGTCGCCGCCTTCTGGGATCAGCCGTATGATCAGCCGGTTGTGGAATGGGGCACATCCCTGCACGACCGGTTCATGCTGCCCTACTTTGTGTGGGAAGATTTCGGCGACGTGCTGGACGAACTGAAACGTCGCGGGATTCACTTCGACCGCAACTGGTTCGCCCCGCACTTCGAGTTCCGTTTCCCGGTGATCGGCCAGACGGTGCGCGACGGCATGAAGCTGGAATTCCGCACGGCGATCGAGCCATGGTATGTGCTCGGCGAAGAACCGGCCGGCGGCGGAACCGTGCGATTTGTCGACTCCTCCGTCGAACGGCTGGAAGTCAAAGTCAATGGACTCACCAACCGCCGACACGTCATCACCTGTAACGGCCGTCGGCTGCCATTGACTCCCACGGGAATCCCGGGAGAATTCGTGGCGGGGCTGAGATACCGTGCCTGGTGGCCGTCAAGCTGCCTGCATCCGACGATTCCGGTGCATACGCCGCTGACGTTCGACATTCTCGACACATGGTCGAGCCGTTCTCTGGGCGGCTGCATGTATCATGTGGCACACCCGGCAGGTCGGAACTACGCCACCTTCCCGGTGAACGGCTACGAAGCGGAAGCACGACGTGTTGCCCGATTTTTTGAAATGGGGCATACGCCCGGACATGTGTCGACTCCCCCGTCAGAGATCAATCCGGACTATCCTTTGACACTCGACCTGCGTCGTGCCGTGAGTCCTTCATGA
- a CDS encoding CsbD family protein, producing the protein MNWDQVQGNWEQFKGKARQQWGKLTDSDFEQVKGKKEELVGRIQAQYGYEKERVEKEVDDFCNKC; encoded by the coding sequence ATGAATTGGGATCAGGTTCAGGGAAACTGGGAACAGTTCAAAGGCAAAGCCCGACAGCAGTGGGGCAAACTGACCGACAGCGACTTCGAGCAGGTCAAAGGCAAAAAGGAAGAGCTTGTCGGTCGCATTCAGGCTCAGTACGGGTACGAGAAAGAACGCGTCGAAAAAGAAGTCGATGATTTCTGCAACAAGTGCTGA
- a CDS encoding circularly permuted type 2 ATP-grasp protein yields MTASHNFESYQTENFYDELFYPNGQPRPGGRLLVEKINSLPPGELNQRQEAIERALLRMGITFAVYGDQAGTEKIFPFDIVPRIIEPFEWSHIEAGLKQRIMALNMFINDIYHDQEIVKEEIVPRALLEKATSYREVCRGLNPPKGIWCHITGTDLVRHSDGAIYVLEDNLRCPSGVSYVLQNRLVMKRSFPHVFAASQIRPVTDYPSKLYETLAHLAPDHIGEPTIVVLTPGIYNSAYYEHSFLAQQMGVELVEGRDLVVKDGFVYMRTTDGFQRVDVIYRRIDDDFLDPQAFRKDSMLGVPGLLDVYRKGRVAMANAPGTGIADDKVIYAFVPDMIRYYLNEEPILPNVPTYVCEKQDDRKYVLEHLGELVVKAANEAGGYGMLVGPHSTLEQQKEFAQKIKENPRNYIAQPTLALSRVPTMVDDHFEGRHVDLRPYVLYGKSVWVLPGGLTRVALRKGSLVVNSSQGGGSKDTWVVARSAREAKDEAKEI; encoded by the coding sequence ATGACAGCTTCGCACAACTTCGAGAGCTATCAGACCGAAAACTTTTACGACGAGCTCTTTTATCCGAACGGACAGCCGCGGCCAGGCGGCCGGCTGCTGGTCGAGAAGATCAACTCGCTCCCCCCGGGAGAACTCAATCAGCGCCAGGAGGCCATCGAACGGGCCCTGCTGCGGATGGGGATTACGTTCGCCGTGTACGGCGATCAGGCGGGAACGGAAAAAATCTTTCCGTTCGACATCGTCCCCCGCATCATCGAGCCCTTCGAGTGGAGCCACATCGAGGCGGGCCTGAAGCAGCGCATCATGGCGCTGAATATGTTTATCAACGATATCTATCACGATCAGGAAATCGTGAAAGAAGAGATCGTGCCGCGGGCCTTGCTCGAAAAGGCAACGTCGTACCGGGAAGTCTGCCGGGGACTGAATCCCCCCAAGGGGATCTGGTGCCACATCACCGGCACCGACCTGGTCCGTCACAGCGACGGCGCGATCTATGTGCTGGAAGACAATCTGCGGTGCCCGTCGGGTGTCTCGTATGTGCTGCAGAACCGGCTGGTGATGAAGCGGAGTTTTCCGCACGTGTTCGCGGCATCGCAGATCCGACCGGTGACGGATTATCCCAGCAAGCTGTATGAGACGCTGGCCCACCTGGCGCCGGATCACATCGGCGAGCCGACCATCGTGGTGCTGACGCCGGGGATCTACAACTCGGCGTACTACGAACATTCGTTCCTCGCCCAGCAGATGGGGGTCGAGCTGGTCGAAGGCCGCGATCTGGTCGTCAAAGACGGCTTCGTCTACATGCGGACGACTGACGGCTTCCAACGGGTCGACGTCATCTACCGCCGTATCGACGACGACTTCCTCGATCCACAGGCGTTCCGCAAGGATTCGATGCTGGGAGTGCCCGGCCTGCTCGACGTGTACCGCAAGGGTCGCGTCGCCATGGCCAATGCTCCCGGCACCGGCATTGCCGACGACAAGGTGATTTACGCCTTCGTCCCGGACATGATCCGGTACTATCTGAACGAAGAGCCGATTCTCCCGAACGTTCCCACCTACGTCTGCGAAAAGCAGGACGACCGCAAGTATGTGCTGGAACACTTGGGGGAACTGGTGGTGAAAGCGGCGAACGAGGCGGGCGGTTACGGGATGCTCGTGGGTCCGCACTCCACGTTGGAACAGCAGAAGGAATTCGCCCAGAAGATCAAAGAGAATCCTCGCAACTACATCGCCCAGCCCACGCTGGCCCTGTCCCGCGTGCCGACGATGGTCGACGATCACTTCGAAGGCCGGCACGTCGACTTGCGGCCGTATGTGCTGTATGGCAAGTCTGTCTGGGTGCTGCCAGGCGGGCTGACGCGAGTGGCGCTTCGCAAGGGGTCGCTGGTCGTCAACTCCTCGCAAGGGGGCGGCAGCAAAGACACCTGGGTCGTGGCGCGTTCCGCCCGCGAGGCGAAGGATGAAGCCAAGGAGATCTAG
- a CDS encoding transglutaminase family protein, with protein MNYKITHVTTYQYSSPVRVCHNYVMLTPREEFPVECHSYRLVIRPTPHVAGRRKDSFGNTVHSFSIEENHKQLSVTATSRVTVSPRDLPKPEETPAWETVQQGIVNKEDRLWLEACQFVYDSPRIRRSNEFQAFAAKSFTKDRPILEAARDLTTRIHKHFKYDSRATTVNTTPEDSFKLALGVCQDFAHVQVACLRSIGLPARYVSGYLRTIPPPGKPRLIGADQSHAWLSLYCGELGWIDCDPTNNCFAGTDHIPIAWGRDYSDVAPIKGVFLGGGEHQLVVSVDVCPLDEPVQVA; from the coding sequence ATGAACTACAAGATCACCCATGTTACAACGTACCAGTACAGCAGCCCCGTCAGGGTTTGTCACAACTATGTGATGCTCACCCCGCGTGAAGAATTCCCGGTCGAGTGCCATTCGTACCGGCTGGTCATCCGCCCGACGCCGCATGTCGCCGGACGCCGCAAAGACTCATTCGGCAATACGGTGCATAGCTTCTCGATTGAAGAGAATCACAAGCAGTTATCCGTCACCGCCACAAGCCGGGTGACAGTCTCCCCCCGCGACCTTCCGAAGCCGGAAGAGACCCCTGCCTGGGAAACCGTGCAACAGGGAATCGTCAACAAGGAAGACCGGCTCTGGCTGGAAGCTTGCCAGTTTGTGTACGACTCACCCCGCATTCGCCGATCGAACGAGTTTCAGGCGTTTGCCGCGAAGTCGTTTACGAAAGACCGCCCCATTCTCGAAGCCGCCCGCGACCTGACGACGCGCATTCATAAGCACTTCAAGTATGACTCCCGGGCAACGACGGTGAACACCACGCCGGAAGACTCGTTCAAACTGGCATTGGGAGTGTGTCAGGATTTCGCTCATGTGCAGGTGGCGTGCCTGCGGTCGATCGGACTGCCCGCCCGCTATGTCAGCGGCTATCTGCGCACGATTCCGCCGCCGGGCAAGCCGCGGCTGATCGGCGCGGATCAGTCGCACGCCTGGCTGTCGCTCTACTGCGGCGAACTCGGCTGGATCGATTGCGACCCCACGAACAACTGCTTCGCCGGCACCGACCACATCCCGATCGCCTGGGGCCGCGACTACTCTGACGTCGCGCCGATCAAGGGCGTCTTTCTCGGCGGAGGCGAACACCAGTTGGTCGTCTCGGTCGACGTCTGCCCGCTGGATGAACCGGTACAGGTGGCGTGA